The Staphylococcus carnosus genome has a segment encoding these proteins:
- the secG gene encoding preprotein translocase subunit SecG, translating into MHTLLTVLLVIDCIALITVVLLQESKSNGLSGAISGGAEQLFGGKQKQRGVDLFLNRVTIGLSIAFFVLMLAITYFNM; encoded by the coding sequence ATGCACACTTTATTGACAGTTTTATTAGTTATAGACTGTATCGCTTTAATCACAGTTGTGTTACTCCAAGAAAGCAAAAGTAACGGCCTTTCAGGAGCAATCAGCGGCGGTGCTGAACAGCTCTTCGGTGGAAAACAAAAGCAACGCGGTGTTGACTTATTCTTAAACCGTGTAACAATTGGTTTATCGATTGCATTTTTCGTGTTAATGTTAGCAATTACTTATTTCAATATGTAA
- the eno gene encoding surface-displayed alpha-enolase produces the protein MPIITDVYAREVLDSRGNPTVEVEVLTESGAFGRALVPSGASTGEYEAVELRDGDKDRYLGKGVTKAVENVNEKIAPEIVEGEFSVLDQVSIDKMMIQLDGTENKGKLGANAILGVSIAVARAAADLLGQPLYKYLGGFNGKQLPVPMMNIVNGGSHSDAPIAFQEFMILPVGADSFKESLRWGAEIFHNLAKILKKRGLETAVGDEGGFAPKFHGTEDAVDTILEAIKAVGLEPGKDVYLGFDIASSEFYENGVYDYTKFEGPEGAKRTSAEQVDYLEELVNKYPIITIEDGMDENDWDGWKQLTDRLGKKVQLVGDDLFVTNTKKLSEGIEKGIGNSILIKVNQIGTLTETFDAIQMAQKAGYTAVISHRSGETEDTTIADIAVATNAGQIKTGSLSRTDRIAKYNQLLRIEDELYETAEFDGIHSFYNLDK, from the coding sequence ATGCCAATTATTACAGATGTTTATGCTCGCGAAGTTCTAGATTCTCGAGGTAATCCAACAGTTGAAGTAGAAGTATTAACTGAAAGTGGTGCATTCGGTCGTGCATTAGTACCATCAGGTGCATCAACTGGTGAATACGAAGCCGTAGAATTACGTGACGGTGACAAAGATCGTTACTTAGGTAAAGGTGTTACTAAAGCAGTTGAAAATGTAAACGAAAAAATCGCACCAGAGATCGTTGAAGGCGAATTTTCAGTATTAGACCAAGTTTCAATCGACAAAATGATGATTCAATTAGATGGAACTGAAAACAAAGGTAAATTAGGTGCAAACGCTATTCTTGGTGTGTCTATTGCTGTTGCACGTGCAGCTGCAGACTTATTAGGCCAACCACTTTATAAATATTTAGGTGGATTCAATGGTAAACAATTACCAGTTCCTATGATGAACATTGTAAACGGTGGTTCTCATTCTGATGCGCCGATTGCATTCCAAGAATTCATGATTTTACCTGTTGGCGCTGATTCATTTAAAGAATCATTACGCTGGGGTGCTGAAATCTTCCACAACTTAGCTAAAATTCTTAAAAAACGCGGTTTAGAAACTGCAGTAGGTGACGAAGGTGGATTTGCTCCTAAATTCCACGGTACTGAAGATGCTGTTGATACAATTTTAGAAGCAATCAAAGCAGTAGGTTTAGAACCAGGTAAAGATGTTTACCTTGGATTTGATATCGCTTCTTCTGAATTCTACGAAAATGGTGTATATGACTATACTAAATTCGAAGGTCCAGAAGGTGCTAAACGTACTTCAGCTGAACAAGTTGACTACTTAGAAGAATTAGTTAATAAATATCCAATCATCACAATTGAAGATGGTATGGATGAAAATGACTGGGATGGTTGGAAACAACTTACAGATCGTTTAGGTAAAAAAGTTCAATTAGTAGGTGACGATTTATTCGTTACAAATACTAAAAAATTATCTGAAGGTATCGAAAAAGGTATTGGTAACTCAATCTTAATCAAAGTTAACCAAATCGGTACTTTAACTGAAACATTTGATGCAATTCAAATGGCTCAAAAAGCTGGTTACACAGCAGTTATCTCACACCGTTCTGGTGAAACTGAAGATACTACAATTGCTGACATAGCTGTAGCTACAAATGCAGGACAAATTAAAACTGGTTCTTTATCAAGAACGGACCGTATTGCAAAATACAACCAATTATTACGTATTGAAGATGAATTATACGAAACAGCTGAATTCGACGGCATTCACTCTTTCTATAATTTAGATAAATAA
- the gpmI gene encoding 2,3-bisphosphoglycerate-independent phosphoglycerate mutase yields the protein MAKQPTALIILDGFANRESEHGNAVKQAFKPNFDRYYEKYPTTQIEASGLAVGLPEGQMGNSEVGHMNIGAGRIVYQSLTRINKAIEDGDFFENEVLNEAIDHVKSHDSALHVFGLLSDGGVHSHYKHLFAILELAKKQGLDKVYVHGFLDGRDVDQKSALKYVKETEEKFKEIGIGQFASISGRYYAMDRDKRWEREEKAYNAIRDIDAPEYASAEEGIEANYENGVTDEFVVPFSIKEQNEGVQDGDSVVFFNFRPDRAGQLSEIFTNKDFKGFDVEQPNDLFFATFTKYNDQVDASIVFEKVDLKQTIGEVAEANNLKQLRIAETEKYPHVTYFMSGGRNEEFEGERRRLIDSPKVATYDLKPEMSAYEVKDALLEELDKGDLDLILLNFANPDMVGHSGMLEPTVKAIEAVDECLGEVVDKIIDMGGHAIITADHGNSDQVLTDDDEPMTTHTTNPVPVIVTKEGVTLRETGKLGDLAPTLLDLLNVSQPEEMTGVSLIEH from the coding sequence ATGGCAAAACAACCAACAGCATTAATCATCCTTGATGGTTTTGCGAACAGAGAAAGTGAACACGGCAATGCAGTCAAACAAGCATTTAAACCCAATTTTGACCGTTATTATGAAAAATATCCAACTACACAAATCGAAGCAAGCGGTTTGGCTGTTGGATTACCAGAAGGACAAATGGGTAACTCTGAAGTCGGTCATATGAACATCGGGGCAGGACGTATTGTATATCAAAGTTTGACAAGAATTAATAAAGCGATTGAAGATGGAGATTTCTTTGAAAATGAAGTCTTGAATGAAGCAATTGATCATGTGAAATCACATGATTCTGCACTTCATGTTTTCGGTTTATTATCTGATGGCGGTGTGCACAGTCACTATAAACATTTATTTGCGATTCTAGAACTTGCTAAAAAACAAGGATTAGATAAAGTTTACGTTCATGGATTCTTAGACGGTCGTGACGTGGATCAAAAATCAGCATTGAAATATGTGAAAGAAACTGAAGAGAAATTCAAAGAAATCGGTATCGGACAATTTGCTTCAATTTCCGGACGTTATTATGCGATGGACCGTGATAAACGTTGGGAACGTGAAGAAAAAGCTTATAATGCAATCCGTGATATCGATGCACCTGAATATGCATCAGCAGAAGAAGGTATTGAAGCAAATTATGAAAATGGTGTAACTGACGAATTTGTTGTACCTTTCTCAATCAAAGAACAAAATGAAGGCGTTCAAGATGGCGACTCAGTAGTATTCTTCAATTTCCGTCCTGATAGAGCAGGCCAACTTTCTGAAATCTTTACAAACAAAGATTTCAAAGGTTTCGATGTTGAACAACCTAATGATTTATTCTTTGCTACTTTCACTAAATATAATGATCAAGTAGATGCAAGTATTGTTTTTGAAAAAGTTGATTTGAAACAAACAATCGGTGAAGTTGCTGAAGCAAACAACTTGAAACAATTACGTATTGCTGAAACTGAAAAATATCCTCATGTTACTTATTTCATGAGTGGTGGACGTAATGAAGAGTTTGAAGGAGAACGTCGTCGCTTGATTGATTCACCTAAAGTTGCGACTTACGATTTGAAACCTGAAATGAGTGCATATGAAGTCAAAGATGCATTATTAGAAGAACTTGATAAAGGGGATTTAGATTTAATTCTCTTAAACTTCGCTAACCCAGATATGGTTGGTCACAGCGGTATGCTTGAACCTACTGTTAAAGCAATTGAAGCTGTAGACGAATGTTTAGGTGAAGTTGTAGACAAAATTATAGATATGGGCGGACATGCAATTATTACAGCTGACCATGGTAACTCAGATCAAGTGTTAACTGATGATGATGAACCTATGACAACTCATACAACTAACCCAGTTCCAGTCATTGTTACTAAAGAAGGCGTAACATTACGTGAAACAGGTAAATTAGGTGATTTAGCGCCTACATTGCTTGATTTACTAAATGTATCACAACCTGAAGAAATGACAGGTGTTTCTTTAATCGAACATTAA
- the tpiA gene encoding triose-phosphate isomerase, whose protein sequence is MRKPIIAGNWKMNKTVQEAKDFVNELPQLPDTNEVEAVICAPTIQLDALITLVKEGKAEGLEIGAENTYYEESGAFTGETSPVALADLGVKYVIIGHSERRELFHETDEDVNKKVHAVFKHGMTPIICVGETNEQRESGKAEEVVSDQVKKALAGLSDEQLKQVVIAYEPIWAIGTGKSSTAKDANEMSAFIRKTVAELSNQEVADAVRIQYGGSVKPNNIAEYMAESDIDGALVGGASLKVEDYVKLLEGAK, encoded by the coding sequence ATGAGAAAACCAATTATTGCAGGTAACTGGAAAATGAATAAAACTGTACAAGAGGCTAAAGACTTTGTAAACGAATTACCTCAATTACCAGATACAAATGAAGTAGAAGCCGTTATTTGTGCACCAACTATTCAATTAGATGCATTAATTACTTTAGTAAAAGAAGGTAAAGCAGAAGGACTTGAAATTGGTGCTGAAAACACTTATTACGAAGAAAGCGGCGCATTTACTGGTGAAACATCTCCAGTTGCATTAGCAGATTTAGGTGTTAAATATGTAATTATCGGCCATTCTGAACGTCGTGAATTGTTCCACGAAACTGATGAAGATGTTAATAAAAAAGTCCACGCTGTGTTTAAACACGGTATGACTCCAATCATCTGTGTTGGTGAAACAAATGAACAACGTGAAAGCGGAAAAGCTGAAGAAGTTGTATCAGATCAAGTTAAAAAAGCATTAGCAGGTTTATCTGACGAACAATTAAAACAAGTAGTTATCGCTTACGAACCTATTTGGGCAATTGGTACTGGTAAATCTTCTACAGCTAAAGATGCTAATGAAATGAGCGCATTTATCCGCAAAACAGTTGCTGAACTTTCAAACCAAGAAGTAGCAGATGCAGTTCGTATTCAATACGGCGGCAGTGTAAAACCTAATAATATCGCTGAATATATGGCAGAATCAGATATTGATGGTGCTTTAGTCGGCGGTGCTTCATTGAAAGTAGAAGACTATGTAAAATTATTAGAAGGTGCTAAATAA
- a CDS encoding phosphoglycerate kinase — protein MAKKHVSDLDLKGKVVLERADFNVPLKDGKITNDNRIVQALPTIEYILDQGGRLVLFSHLGKVKEESDKEKLTLRPVAERLSEKLGKDVNFIPHTRGEVLEKAIAELKDGEVLLVENTRFEDLDGKKESKNDPELGKYWASLGDVFVNDAFGTAHRSHASNVGIASNLESAAGDLMEKEIKFIGGVVNNPDKPVVAILGGAKVSDKIGVIENLLNVADKVLIGGGMAYTFLKAQGYEIGKSLLEADKVDFAKDLLERAGDKIVLPVDAKVAREFSNEAQFTVVTIDQIPADQEALDIGPKTVELFEKELKGAHTVVWNGPMGVFEFENFAQGTVGVCEAIAEMKDATTIIGGGDSAAAAMMLGFEDDFSHISTGGGASLEYLEGKELPGIQSISDK, from the coding sequence ATGGCTAAAAAACATGTATCTGATTTAGACTTAAAAGGTAAGGTTGTATTAGAACGTGCTGATTTCAACGTACCTTTAAAAGATGGAAAAATTACTAACGACAACCGTATTGTTCAAGCTTTACCAACGATTGAATATATCCTTGATCAAGGAGGAAGACTTGTTCTTTTCTCACATTTAGGAAAAGTCAAAGAAGAAAGTGATAAAGAAAAATTAACACTTCGTCCAGTTGCTGAGCGTTTAAGCGAAAAATTAGGAAAAGATGTTAACTTTATCCCACATACACGTGGTGAAGTTTTAGAAAAAGCAATCGCAGAATTAAAAGATGGCGAAGTACTTTTAGTAGAAAATACACGTTTTGAAGATTTAGATGGTAAAAAAGAATCTAAAAATGATCCTGAATTAGGAAAATATTGGGCTTCATTAGGCGATGTATTTGTAAATGATGCTTTTGGTACTGCGCATCGTTCACATGCTTCCAACGTAGGTATTGCATCTAACTTAGAAAGTGCAGCTGGAGACTTGATGGAAAAAGAAATCAAATTTATCGGCGGTGTTGTAAATAACCCGGATAAACCAGTTGTAGCTATTTTAGGTGGCGCCAAAGTATCAGATAAAATCGGAGTCATCGAAAACTTATTGAATGTAGCTGATAAAGTCCTTATCGGTGGCGGTATGGCTTATACATTCTTAAAAGCACAAGGTTATGAAATTGGAAAATCTTTATTAGAAGCAGATAAAGTAGACTTTGCTAAAGATTTATTAGAACGTGCTGGCGATAAAATTGTATTGCCTGTAGATGCTAAAGTAGCTAGAGAATTCTCTAATGAAGCACAATTTACTGTAGTTACAATCGACCAAATTCCAGCAGATCAAGAAGCACTTGATATTGGACCTAAAACTGTTGAATTATTCGAAAAAGAACTTAAAGGTGCACATACAGTTGTATGGAATGGACCGATGGGTGTATTCGAATTTGAAAACTTTGCACAAGGTACAGTAGGTGTTTGTGAAGCAATTGCTGAAATGAAAGATGCGACTACTATTATTGGTGGCGGTGACTCTGCTGCTGCAGCTATGATGCTTGGATTTGAGGACGATTTCTCTCATATTTCAACAGGCGGCGGTGCTTCACTTGAATACCTTGAAGGTAAAGAATTGCCTGGTATCCAATCAATCAGTGATAAATAA
- the gap gene encoding type I glyceraldehyde-3-phosphate dehydrogenase, with translation MAVKVAINGFGRIGRLAFRRIQDVEGIDVVAVNDLTDDEMLAHLLKYDTMQGRFTEEVEVVDGGFRVNGKEVKSFEEPDASKLPWKDLDIDVVLECTGFYTSEEKAKAHIDAGAKKVLISAPATGDVKTIVYNVNQDTLDSSDVIVSGASCTTNSLAPVAQVLNDSFGLVEGFMTTIHAYTGDQNTQDGPHRKGDKRRARAAAENIVPNSTGAAKAIGKVIPEIDGKLDGGAQRVPVATGSLTELTVVLDKDVTVDEVNEAMKQASNESFGYNEDEIVSSDVVGMTFGSLFDATQTRVMTVSGRQLVKVAAWYDNEMSYTAQLVRTLEYLIKDVK, from the coding sequence ATGGCAGTTAAAGTAGCAATTAATGGTTTTGGTAGAATCGGTCGTTTAGCATTTAGAAGAATTCAAGATGTTGAAGGTATCGATGTAGTAGCAGTAAACGACTTAACAGATGATGAAATGTTAGCACACTTATTAAAATACGATACAATGCAAGGACGTTTCACTGAAGAAGTTGAAGTTGTAGATGGCGGATTCCGCGTGAATGGTAAAGAAGTTAAATCATTCGAAGAACCAGATGCAAGCAAATTACCTTGGAAAGATTTAGACATTGATGTTGTATTAGAATGTACAGGTTTCTATACAAGTGAAGAAAAAGCAAAAGCTCATATCGATGCAGGCGCTAAAAAAGTATTAATTTCAGCACCAGCTACTGGTGATGTTAAAACAATCGTTTATAACGTAAACCAAGATACTTTAGACAGCTCTGACGTAATCGTTTCAGGTGCTTCTTGTACTACAAACTCTCTTGCTCCTGTAGCACAAGTTTTAAATGACAGCTTTGGTTTAGTTGAAGGTTTCATGACTACTATCCATGCTTATACTGGTGACCAAAATACTCAAGATGGTCCACACAGAAAAGGTGACAAACGTCGTGCTCGTGCAGCAGCTGAAAACATCGTTCCAAACTCAACTGGTGCAGCTAAAGCAATTGGTAAAGTAATTCCTGAAATCGACGGAAAATTAGACGGCGGCGCTCAACGTGTTCCTGTTGCAACTGGTTCATTAACTGAATTAACAGTTGTATTAGATAAAGACGTTACAGTTGACGAAGTAAACGAAGCAATGAAACAAGCTTCTAACGAATCATTCGGTTACAACGAAGACGAAATCGTATCTTCAGATGTTGTAGGTATGACATTCGGTTCATTATTTGATGCAACTCAAACTCGTGTAATGACTGTTTCAGGCCGTCAATTAGTTAAAGTAGCAGCTTGGTATGACAACGAAATGTCTTACACTGCACAATTAGTACGTACTTTAGAATACCTTATTAAAGACGTAAAATAA
- a CDS encoding sugar-binding transcriptional regulator — MEDLLKVQQKLIPELVDRMYRRFTILTTIKMHQPVGRRSLSEYMNLTERVLRSETNTLKKQELIKVKPTGMEITDEGERLIDELETYFNMYSDGYHLAQLIKERYQINNVYVVPGDTDIDSAVKKEMGNQAGQLLEKTFYKDAIVSITGGSTMASVSDSMHVLPFKTFFVPARGGLGENMVYQANTIAASMAEQTGGDYTTLYVPDNVSESTYELLLQEPSVINTLDKIKQSNITVHGIGDALKMANRRHSPKDVIEMLQHHNAVGEAFGYYFDTNGNIVHKVKTIGLQMEDLESKQYIFAVAGGASKGEAIKAYLSIAPKNTILITDEGAAKTIVQS, encoded by the coding sequence GTGGAAGACTTGCTTAAAGTCCAACAAAAATTGATTCCTGAGCTTGTCGACAGAATGTATCGTAGATTTACTATACTCACTACTATCAAGATGCACCAACCTGTTGGAAGAAGAAGTTTGAGTGAATACATGAACTTGACTGAGCGTGTATTAAGATCAGAAACGAATACATTAAAAAAACAAGAATTAATTAAAGTTAAGCCTACAGGAATGGAAATTACTGATGAAGGCGAACGTTTAATTGACGAATTAGAAACATACTTCAATATGTATTCTGATGGTTACCATTTAGCACAATTGATTAAAGAGCGTTATCAAATTAATAACGTGTATGTTGTACCTGGTGATACAGATATTGATAGTGCAGTTAAAAAAGAAATGGGTAATCAAGCTGGACAACTCTTAGAAAAAACTTTTTATAAAGATGCAATAGTATCTATAACTGGCGGGTCAACGATGGCATCAGTTAGTGATTCAATGCATGTACTGCCGTTTAAAACATTTTTTGTACCTGCAAGAGGCGGTTTGGGAGAAAATATGGTTTACCAAGCCAACACAATTGCAGCGAGTATGGCAGAACAGACTGGAGGAGATTATACAACATTATATGTTCCTGACAATGTCAGTGAATCTACATATGAATTGTTGTTGCAAGAACCTTCTGTCATTAATACATTAGACAAAATAAAACAATCAAATATCACTGTTCACGGCATTGGTGATGCGCTGAAAATGGCGAACAGACGCCATTCACCTAAAGATGTGATTGAAATGCTTCAACATCACAATGCTGTCGGAGAAGCATTTGGTTATTACTTCGATACTAATGGTAATATCGTCCATAAAGTTAAAACGATAGGACTTCAAATGGAAGATTTAGAATCGAAGCAATATATATTTGCTGTAGCCGGAGGTGCTTCGAAGGGTGAAGCGATAAAAGCTTATTTATCAATTGCCCCTAAAAACACGATTTTAATTACAGATGAAGGTGCAGCTAAAACTATCGTACAATCTTAA
- a CDS encoding DUF4887 domain-containing protein: MSNKGRNDFDRSSKNKMSNLAKIVSAIIVVILLFTLAFATFSFVDHSKKGSERLSQEQKKEKQEKKEKKEKKEREEKKKKDEEKKRKEKQRQEEEWANQQAAEQERQNNLNAQREQAARQEQQNQNVQKQQPKNNKAQQEQSKKQQEQARKDQEAAQKQAEEQQKKNEEVAKERQQQAKEQADKAMEQQKQQEQQKAQDDKQKQQQQQQQQEQQKSNQNQQQKQQQNSQNQQSNNKPRPGQEQQQQQPTVKNTPSSNQSNTQSSSGSNQAQSKQTPSNSSNNSAQKPSSNNQSSQH, encoded by the coding sequence ATGTCTAATAAAGGTCGAAATGATTTTGACAGATCATCTAAAAATAAGATGAGCAATCTTGCTAAAATAGTAAGTGCAATTATCGTTGTAATTTTATTATTTACGCTCGCATTCGCTACTTTCTCTTTTGTGGATCATTCTAAAAAAGGCAGTGAACGATTAAGTCAAGAACAAAAGAAAGAAAAGCAAGAGAAAAAAGAGAAAAAAGAAAAAAAAGAACGTGAAGAGAAAAAGAAAAAAGACGAAGAGAAAAAACGTAAAGAAAAACAGCGTCAGGAAGAAGAATGGGCAAATCAACAAGCTGCAGAACAAGAAAGACAAAATAATTTAAACGCACAACGAGAGCAAGCAGCAAGACAAGAACAACAAAATCAAAATGTTCAAAAGCAGCAACCAAAAAACAATAAAGCACAACAAGAACAATCGAAAAAACAACAGGAACAAGCACGCAAGGATCAAGAAGCTGCTCAAAAACAAGCTGAAGAGCAACAAAAGAAAAATGAAGAAGTTGCAAAAGAGCGTCAGCAACAAGCCAAAGAGCAAGCTGATAAAGCAATGGAGCAGCAAAAACAGCAAGAGCAACAAAAAGCACAAGATGATAAGCAGAAACAACAGCAGCAACAGCAACAACAAGAGCAACAAAAATCAAATCAAAACCAACAACAAAAGCAGCAGCAAAATTCTCAAAATCAACAATCAAATAATAAGCCCAGGCCAGGGCAAGAACAGCAACAACAACAACCAACAGTAAAAAACACGCCTAGCAGCAACCAATCAAACACACAATCATCAAGTGGCTCTAATCAAGCGCAATCAAAACAAACACCTTCTAATTCAAGTAATAACTCTGCGCAAAAGCCAAGCTCAAATAATCAATCATCACAACACTAA
- a CDS encoding TIGR01777 family oxidoreductase — translation MKEFLITGGTGLVGSHLVDAIHDTDSHITILTRQDRHNLDDKITYVNWEKEGWEEKVPNHIDIVINLAGASLNNRWTDDYKRELMLSRIRSTQALFELFEHKGTHPSVLFNASAVGYYRPDFHRTYTELSKCDPHDFLSDITYQWERLARQFEKLGTRVIIGRFGMILSDEGGALPTMKLPYRFYFGGKLGTGFQWYSWIHIADLTRAILFLINDSQAEGVFNLTAPVSERQNLFGYTLAREMHKPHETWAPSLILRLVLGQRATIILDTQKAIPNRLQARGFNFAFPNLKAALDNLARE, via the coding sequence ATGAAGGAATTCTTAATTACAGGTGGAACAGGCTTAGTCGGCAGTCATCTTGTTGATGCCATTCATGATACAGATTCACATATCACAATATTAACGCGTCAAGATCGTCATAACTTAGATGATAAAATCACTTATGTCAATTGGGAAAAAGAAGGATGGGAAGAAAAAGTACCTAATCACATCGACATCGTTATTAACCTTGCCGGGGCTTCTTTAAATAATCGTTGGACTGATGATTATAAACGCGAACTCATGTTAAGCCGTATTCGCTCGACCCAAGCACTTTTTGAATTATTTGAACACAAAGGCACGCATCCTTCTGTATTATTCAATGCTAGTGCAGTCGGTTACTATCGTCCTGATTTCCACCGCACCTATACAGAACTTTCTAAATGTGATCCTCATGATTTTTTATCTGATATCACATATCAATGGGAAAGATTAGCGCGTCAATTTGAAAAACTAGGAACACGCGTTATAATTGGCCGCTTCGGAATGATTCTTTCTGATGAAGGTGGCGCTTTACCAACTATGAAACTCCCATATAGATTTTACTTTGGAGGTAAATTAGGAACTGGTTTCCAATGGTATTCATGGATACACATCGCTGATTTAACAAGAGCGATATTATTCCTAATTAATGATTCACAAGCAGAAGGTGTTTTCAATCTCACAGCCCCCGTATCTGAACGTCAAAATTTATTTGGATACACTTTAGCTAGAGAAATGCACAAGCCACACGAAACATGGGCGCCGAGTTTAATACTTCGTCTTGTTTTAGGGCAACGCGCAACCATTATATTAGATACACAAAAAGCGATTCCGAATCGCTTGCAAGCACGCGGTTTTAATTTTGCTTTTCCAAACTTAAAAGCAGCGCTAGATAATTTAGCTCGTGAGTAA
- the clpP gene encoding ATP-dependent Clp endopeptidase proteolytic subunit ClpP, giving the protein MNLIPTVIETTNRGERAYDIYSRLLKDRIIMLGSAIDDNVANSIVSQLLFLQAQDAEKDIYLYINSPGGSVTAGFAIYDTIQHIKPDVQTICIGMAASMGSFLLAAGAKGKRFALPNAEVMIHQPLGGAQGQATEIEIAATHILKTRAKLNKILAERTGQSIEQIEKDTDRDNFLTADEAKEYGLIDEVMQPEK; this is encoded by the coding sequence ATGAATTTAATTCCTACAGTAATAGAAACAACTAACCGCGGTGAACGCGCTTATGACATTTATTCAAGATTATTAAAAGACCGTATTATCATGTTAGGTTCAGCAATTGACGATAACGTAGCAAACTCAATCGTATCACAATTATTATTCTTACAAGCACAAGATGCTGAGAAAGATATTTATTTATATATTAACTCACCAGGGGGCAGTGTGACTGCTGGATTTGCAATTTATGACACAATCCAACACATTAAACCAGATGTACAAACAATCTGCATCGGTATGGCTGCTTCAATGGGATCATTCTTGCTTGCAGCAGGTGCAAAAGGTAAACGTTTCGCTTTACCAAATGCTGAAGTAATGATTCACCAACCACTTGGCGGTGCTCAAGGACAAGCAACTGAAATCGAAATTGCTGCAACTCACATCTTAAAAACACGTGCTAAATTAAACAAAATTTTAGCTGAACGTACTGGTCAATCAATTGAACAAATTGAAAAAGATACAGATCGTGATAACTTCTTAACAGCTGATGAAGCTAAAGAATACGGTTTAATTGATGAAGTAATGCAACCTGAAAAATAA